In Spirosoma pollinicola, the genomic window GGGCCTTCAATGCGGTCCGTTGGTTTGCCAATGACCTTGAGCTGGTCGATTGGATTGGCTCCTGCAGGCGTTTCAAATTTCATGTCAGTGGTTGGCTTCGTTTAAAACGGCCGTCAGGGTACGTTCGACCAGAGCTAGCTTATACTCGTTTTCCTTCGTGGGTCGGGCTCCTGTCAAGAGTTGGGTGGTAAACGCCTTCGCCCCGGATGGTAGCAGCGATTCGGCCTTTTCAACCCGCCAGGGCCGGGGAGATATCCCCCCAACGGCCACATGACCCGTACCATTTTTCTGTACAATTGCCGCCACTGAAACCAGCGCGAAAGCGTAGGAACTGCGGTCGCGCACTTTGTGGTAGATCTGCACTCCTCCCACGGGTGGCGGCAGCAGTACCGCCGTAATCAGTTCGTTCTTCTCCAGTGTCGTTTCCAGGTGTGGCGTCTGACCCGGCAGGCGGTAAAGCTGGTCCAGCGAAAAGGTGCGTTTGGCCCCGTTGGCCTTTACCGTTTCTATCGTCGCATCCAGGGCACGCATGGCCACGGCCATATCACCCGGGTAGGTGGCGATGCACGAAGCACTGGTACCGATGATCCCCAACTGGCGACTAAATCCGGCAATGGCCGCGCACCCGCTGCCGGGCACCCGTTTGTTGCAAAGCTGGTTGGTATCGTAAAAATACGGGCAGCGGGTGCGTTGCAGCAGATTACCGGCGGTGGTCGCCTTGTTGCGCAACTGCCCCGACGCACCCGCCAGCAGCGCCCGCGACAAAAGACCGTAATCCCGTCGCACGAGGGGGTGAGCTGCCAGATCGGTGTTGCTGACCAGCGCGCCAATGCGTAGCCCGCCAGCCGGGGTCGATTCTATTTTGTTCAGGCCAATTTTGCCAATATCGATGACATGTACAGGAGTTTCGATTTCCAGTTTCATCAGATCGAGCAGGTTGGTGCCTCCGGCCAGGAATTTAGACCCTGGTGTTCGGGCCGCGGCTGCCGCGGCTTCGGCGGGTGTGCTCACCCGCTCGTACGTGAAAGTTTTCATAAGCCTTTGTTGATTAACGGCTGGCTACGGATCAAGGAGGATCGGGGATGAGCCGGTGATTTACGCTTGCTTTTCGGCCACTTCATGCATCGCTTCGGCAATATTGGAGTAAGCCCCACAACGGCAGATATTGCCACTCATCCGTTCGCGCAGTTCCAGGTTGGTAGCCTGTGGTTTCTCCAGCAGACTGGCACTGACGTGGCTGGGTATGCCCGCCTTGATTTCGTTGAGCACCCCAATGGCCGAGCAAATCTGCCCCGGCGTGCAATACCCGCACTGGTAGCCGTCGTGCTTGATGAAGGCCGCCTGCATGGGATGTAGCTTGTCGGGTGTTCCCAAGCCCTCGATGGTGGTAATGGCGTCGCCCTGATGCTGAAGGGCCAGCGACAGGCAGGAATTGATCCGCTGGTTATTAACCAGTACCGTACACGCGCCACACTGCCCGTGATCGCAGCCTTTTTTGGTACCCGTAAAGTGGAGGTGTTCCCGCAGGGCATCGAGCAGGGTCGTCCGGGTGTCCATTTCCAGGTTGTGGGATTTACCGTTCACCGTAAACGACACCTTTGCCAGTGAGAGTGGAATGGTATGGGGAGCGGCCTGGGTGCCCGTCACGTTCAACAGGGCAATGGCGGCAACGGCAGCCGTCGTTCCCGCAATCATTTCGCGCCGGGTAATCATCGACTCGTTTGACTCTTCCATCGTATTACCGTTTTAAAGGGTTAATGAGTATTCGTTCTTCTAAAACAGCCAGCATCCTCCTGTGTTAGGTACTAAATACAAAGTTCGACCCTTTACAGGTTGAAACTTATACTAAAACCAGTGTCTTTTTTATGAAAACCATAGATTGGTAGTTTGACTCTAGCACTACAAGGTATTGACTAAACGAGGGAAGCGCAGCCCCAAACCCGGCATTTGCCCGAGGAACCCACTGTAATGATACTACTGTCCCTATCGGTAAAGAATTGAAAAGCACATTTACACATCAAACGGCAACTTTCTATTTCGTTTTGTGGATAAGAAGGGCGTCGCGACCTTTTTGGCAACCCAGGTCGATGTTCCCAGTACGGCTACTGAATTTTTCACCTGCACAACATTCTTTACACCACCTACTTTCCGAGCCGCTGAGTCATCAAAAGATTTTAATGTTTTTCCCTGGGCGGGTGGTCTGGCAACCATCGCATATAACATTATCTTGCGCTTTATATCAATTCCATACAGTGGTTTGCCAGTAGCTATTTTTTTACCGTCGAGGTCACCAATACACTTTGCGGGGTATTTTTCAAACGAATGAACCTGTTTATTTCGATACGCGCTCCAACTATACACCAATCGATCGTTTTCGTTTAATAAAAGGCGAGCTACTGCTATTTAATGAACTAAGTAAAATTTTACTACTGAATGACTTGCGTTAAGATTAGACATAAGCAAAAATCGTTTAGGAAAGCCTCCGAATAAAATCAGGACAAGACACTTCATGGGCAGGCTGACCCATTTTAACATACCACCGGTCGGTGCGCACCAGGGTCAACGCCGTCAGGTAGCCACTCTGGTCATAGGTGTAGGTGTTCTTCAGGGTATGATCGCCATTGGTCAGGTTGAATTCCCAGTTTAGAAGTTTGCCCTCGGAATCATAGGCGTAGGTCGTCCGGTCTGATTTGTTATCTTTTGTTAAGGAGTCTGTCCCGGGCACGGCCCTACCTTTGGCCTATAGGTAAAACAAACTCCTTACACGTATGAAAACGCTCATCACCATTGAAGAAGTCGCTCAGTTGGCTCTTTCGATCTTTTTGTTTGCTAAACTGCCCTTCGTCTGGTGGGTATACCCGGCTTTGCTGCTGCTCCCCGATGTGAGTATGCTGGGGTATCTGATAAATGCTAAAGTGGGTGCATTTAGCTACAACTTGTTCCACCACAAGGCAGTGGCCATTGCGGTTGGCGTGGCTGGGGTAGTGCTGCAAAACAATGAGTTGACGTTGGCGGGCATACTGCTTTTTGGCCACTCCGCCATGGATAGAATGATAGGAGCCGGATTGAAATACACGACCGGTTTTGCCCATACGCACCTGAGTGAGGCAGCCGCTCAGACGAAGCCAACTACTGAATTAACGGTTGCCTGATCGTCAGCGAACCAACTACCAGAGGTTAGTAGCCCTAGACAAATCCAGGTAAACAAATGCCTATCGACGCTACCATTTCTTCCGCTTCCGTAAAGGGGCTGCTCTATGCCGTCGCGCAATGCGGGGCCGATGCCGGGGCGTTGAGCCAGGCAGTTGGGTTGACTAGTGCCGAGTTGAACGATCCTGACGGTCGGGTGCCCATGGCGATCATGCAACGCCTGTGGGGTCTGGCCGTACAGATCACAGGCGACCCGCACCTCGACTTGCACATAGCCCAACATGTCCACCACAGCAGCTACGGCGTGCTGGCGTACGTACTCATGCATTGCCCTACACTGGGCGTGGCCATTCACAAATTGTGCCGCTATCAGGACATTGTTTGCAGTGGCACGCGCATCAGCCTGCGCCACCAGGGCGACAGTGTGGAACTGGTCGTCGACATAATCAGTCCCGCAGTTGTGTACCCGCACTTTGTGCTCAACTCCGAGCTATCCATTTATCTGCATATGCTACGGCTGCTGAGTGGCTAGTCCCTCGCTCCCGAAGCACTACACCTGGCTTATCCCGCTCCGGCCGATACCCGCGAGCACGTTCGTGTTTTTGCGCCTGCCCTGGTGCAATTTGGTACTCCCTATTCCGCCCTGCGCCTGCCAGCTGCCGTGTTAGCGCTACCCATCCTTACCGCCGATCCTGGGCTACTGGCGCTGCTTGAGCCGCATGCCGCTGCCCTGCTGGCCCGACTACACACACTGCCTGCTCTTGCCGATCGCGTACGCCACAAATTGTTGCACCTGTTGGTTCAATCCGAACCCACCCTGGAAGCCGTGGCCGAAGCCCTGAGCCTTAGCCCCCGCATCCTCCAGCGGCAACTGCGTCAGGATGGGTACAGCTACCAGCAACTGCTCGATGAGGTACGCCGTGAGCTGGCTGAACGCCACCTGCGCGAGGGTATTCTCAGCATCAAAGACATCGCGTTACGGCTGGGTTTCGCCGAACCGAGTGTGTTTATCCGGGCATTTCGGCGCTGGACCGGCCAAACGCCCGGTATGTTTCGCCGGGGGTCGTAGTAGGAGCAATAAGCTACTGAATGACGTTCATTTTAGTGCTTTTTTAACGCCTTGCGCGAAAAGTCAATTCAATTTTCGGAATCGGTCAACAAGCCAGCCACTGGCACACAATAACTTTGTTACTTATCTAACGCCCTCTGGGTAACTACCATGTTTTTAGGTCATTTTGGGGTCGGTCTGGCGACCAAGCCCCTGCAACCGCGCGTGTCGCTGGGTACCTTGTTTCTGGCGACACAGCTAGCTGATTTACTTTGGCCTACCCTGTTGCTGCTGGGCATAGAGCGCGTCGAAATCAAGCCCGGTCTATTGGCTGCCTCACCCCTTGACTTCGTGTATTATCCCTTCACGCACAGTCTGCTGGCGGAGGTGGTATTAGGCATAGTACTGGGCCTCGCTTACGGCCTGTTCCGGCGTAACTGGCGCGAAGCCCTGCTGGTGGGTCTGCTGGTGCCCAGTCACTGGCTGCTCGACCTGATCATGCACCGTCCTGATCTGCCCCTGTACTTCGGCCAATCCCCCAAAGCAGGACTGGGTCTATGGAAAAATCTTCCCGCAACGCTGGTACTCGAACTGGGCTCGCTGGCAGTCGGTCTATGGGTGTATATGCGCCACACCAAGGCGCGTAACCGCACCGGTCGCTTCGCACTCTGGGGTATGATCGTCTTTTTAGTGCTCGTCTATTTAGGCGGAGCCCTCGGCCCGGCCCCGGCTAGTGTCGCAGCCCTGGCCTGGAGCGCTCAGATATTATGGCTGGTCGTGGCCCTTGGCTACTGGGTAGATGCGAATCGGGAAGCTGTGTAGAGTAGCCGCTACTTAAAAACAACGTATGGTTTGACAAACAAATAACTTACTCATGAAGACATTAGGACTAATTGGTGGGGTTAGCTGGTATGCTACATCCGTTTATTATAAGACGCTCAATCAACGCACCAATGAACGACTTGGCAGCGCTCATTCGTCTAAACTTCTTCTCTTTTCGGTGGATTTTGAAGAGTTCAGCTTACTACAACAGGTAGGCGACTGGGATGCCGTTGAAACGATGTTATCAGGCATTGCGATACAACTTGAGCAGGCAGGAGCAGACTGCATTGTGATGTGTGCCAACACCGTTCACCTGGTTGCTGACGCAATTCGGCAAAAAATAAACATTCCGTTGCTGCATAGTGCCGAGGAAACAGCCAGGGCAATCGCCAGCCAAAAAATGAATAAGGTTGCGCTTCTTGGCACAAAATTTACCATGGAACACCCGTTCTTTAAAGATCGTCTTTCCCAGTTGGGCATTGAGACGATTATTCCCGACGAAGCGGATAAGGAGTATATTCATGCATCTATATTTAATGAGTTGACAAAAGGAGTTTTTAAAGACGAAACAAAAAATAAATACATTGCCATTATTGATAAATTAAAGAGTCACGGCGCAGAGGGCGTTGTATTTGGCAGCGCTGAGTTTTCACTATTGCTTACTCAAACGGATTGCAGTATTCCAATTTTTGACACGATCGCCATTCATTCCGAGGCCGCGGTTGACTTTGCCTTATCTTAATAACGAGAGGGTAAAAGCCAACGGTTACCTGCCACAAAGAGCGACTGTCTGGGAAGCTGAACATGTGGAGGATCGTATCAGAGATCAGTAAGCAAATCGCCCATGTAGTTGGCTCAGAGAAGTTCTGGATGTATTTGACGAATGTCAGGACCAGGAAGCACGGTGATATTAACGTGTTTCCTGGAATAATTTCTTTACATACCACAGTTGAAGCCCAGCGTAAGTTATTAAGCTTCTTCTCGTTAATTAATTGAGTAAACGACCCATATTAGAATTTTTCAGTACCAACGTAGCCTATGAACGATTCGCTCCACCAGGCAGCCCGACAACTGCGGCAGCACATTCACCAGTTTGTGGCGTTGTCGGATGAGGAATGGCTTGGCCTGGAGCCACACCTGTCGATCGTCCATCTGAAAAAAAACCAATTCATGGCTACGCAGGGGGTTGTTGCCAGTCAGATAGGCTTTATCCTGGAGGGCGTATTCCGGCAGTATTATACCAAAGACGGCGAAGAACGCACCACCTATTTCTTCTTCGACCAGCAGTTGGTAGCGGCTTACATGAGCTGCATCACCGCCCGGCCATCGCCGGTTAATATAGAAGCCCTCAGTGACACGACGTGTCTGGTCTTTCCTTACGCCGTCCTCAAATCACTGTTCAGTCAATATGCGGGCTGGCAGGAATTTGGCCGATTGTTTGCCGAATATATAATGGTGGCTTTGGAAGAGCGAATGGCGGGCCTGTTGATGCTCAGCCCCGAAGAACGCTATCTGGCCCTGCTGGAAGGCGATCAGCGGCACCTCCTCCAACGAGTACCCCAGCACTACATTGCCACCTACCTGGGCATTACCCCCGTCAGCATGAGTCGAATTCGTAACCGAATCATCCCTAAATAACGTAAATAGGGGGCAAAATGGAAACTAAATCGTTAATAGTTAAGAGGTTGATTTGTTGGCTATTTTTTGTCATCCCGAGGAACGAGGGATCTTCGGTGAAATGGAAAACTTAGCCTCACCCGAAGATCCCTCGTTCCTCGGGATGACAAAAATCAGCCTTTCCTTCATCACCTAAGTTCCATTATTCACGTTAAATAAGGGATGGCCGAACCGGTTGCCGGATGATCCGACTACGGGCGAACCGGCGGCCTAACCGAACTGACAGCCCGACCGAATCGCAACGGCGAACCGGCAACCCAACCGAATCGCGGCCCGACCCGTTCTTATCTTTTGTTATCGTCCTGGCCCGAGGTGGTCCGGTAGCTTTGTTGCAGACAAAAACACAAAGCTATGCAGCCGATAAAAGAAGACAATCAGACAACATTCGTTAGCCAGGAAGTCGAGTTGCCGGGTGTCATTGAACCCAGTGGATTCATCGTTCGCAATACCCCGCTGAACAAACCAGCAGCCGGTCAGGTGATCGTTCGGGTAGAAGCCAGTGGCATCTCCTTTGCCGAGCAGGCCATGCGCCGGGATCGCTATCCGGGCCAGCCGGCGTTCCCCTTTGTGCCGGGTTACGATCTGGTCGGCACGGTAGTAGCTATTGGGCCGGACGTTGATGCCTCGTTGATGGGCAAACGGGTGGCCGCCCTGACCAAAACCGGGGGCTGGGCCAGCTATTCCCTGCGTGCGGCCAACGAGTTGCTGCTCGTTCCGGCTGGAGTTGACCCGGCCGATGCCGAAACACTGGTTGTCAATGGGCTCACGGCCTGGCAGATGTTGCATCGGAAAGCCCGTATTCGCGCGGGTC contains:
- the paoA gene encoding aldehyde dehydrogenase iron-sulfur subunit PaoA, translating into MEESNESMITRREMIAGTTAAVAAIALLNVTGTQAAPHTIPLSLAKVSFTVNGKSHNLEMDTRTTLLDALREHLHFTGTKKGCDHGQCGACTVLVNNQRINSCLSLALQHQGDAITTIEGLGTPDKLHPMQAAFIKHDGYQCGYCTPGQICSAIGVLNEIKAGIPSHVSASLLEKPQATNLELRERMSGNICRCGAYSNIAEAMHEVAEKQA
- a CDS encoding aspartate/glutamate racemase family protein; translation: MKTLGLIGGVSWYATSVYYKTLNQRTNERLGSAHSSKLLLFSVDFEEFSLLQQVGDWDAVETMLSGIAIQLEQAGADCIVMCANTVHLVADAIRQKINIPLLHSAEETARAIASQKMNKVALLGTKFTMEHPFFKDRLSQLGIETIIPDEADKEYIHASIFNELTKGVFKDETKNKYIAIIDKLKSHGAEGVVFGSAEFSLLLTQTDCSIPIFDTIAIHSEAAVDFALS
- a CDS encoding Crp/Fnr family transcriptional regulator; the protein is MNDSLHQAARQLRQHIHQFVALSDEEWLGLEPHLSIVHLKKNQFMATQGVVASQIGFILEGVFRQYYTKDGEERTTYFFFDQQLVAAYMSCITARPSPVNIEALSDTTCLVFPYAVLKSLFSQYAGWQEFGRLFAEYIMVALEERMAGLLMLSPEERYLALLEGDQRHLLQRVPQHYIATYLGITPVSMSRIRNRIIPK
- a CDS encoding FAD binding domain-containing protein; amino-acid sequence: MKTFTYERVSTPAEAAAAAARTPGSKFLAGGTNLLDLMKLEIETPVHVIDIGKIGLNKIESTPAGGLRIGALVSNTDLAAHPLVRRDYGLLSRALLAGASGQLRNKATTAGNLLQRTRCPYFYDTNQLCNKRVPGSGCAAIAGFSRQLGIIGTSASCIATYPGDMAVAMRALDATIETVKANGAKRTFSLDQLYRLPGQTPHLETTLEKNELITAVLLPPPVGGVQIYHKVRDRSSYAFALVSVAAIVQKNGTGHVAVGGISPRPWRVEKAESLLPSGAKAFTTQLLTGARPTKENEYKLALVERTLTAVLNEANH
- a CDS encoding DUF4260 domain-containing protein translates to MKTLITIEEVAQLALSIFLFAKLPFVWWVYPALLLLPDVSMLGYLINAKVGAFSYNLFHHKAVAIAVGVAGVVLQNNELTLAGILLFGHSAMDRMIGAGLKYTTGFAHTHLSEAAAQTKPTTELTVA
- a CDS encoding helix-turn-helix transcriptional regulator, translating into MAEALSLSPRILQRQLRQDGYSYQQLLDEVRRELAERHLREGILSIKDIALRLGFAEPSVFIRAFRRWTGQTPGMFRRGS